The proteins below are encoded in one region of Apium graveolens cultivar Ventura chromosome 4, ASM990537v1, whole genome shotgun sequence:
- the LOC141721395 gene encoding uncharacterized protein LOC141721395 encodes MNSVFSEEILADKLAKLNTTQQCIETLSHWCIFHQSKADLVVSTWSKQFHNLEMVHKVPLLYLANDIMQNSKRKGNEFVTEFWKVLPAAIKELVKKGGDYEKKTVSKLVNIWEQRRVFGSRTKSTIKDVMLGEGSPQPLEFSKKRSRSVSIVKRDSRSIRTKLTIGGTAEKIVSAFHLVVNEHTTEDEEINKCKTAVHCVRKMEKDVDIALNQAKDPKRKSLAKDLEEDENILNRCIDKLTVVEANRLALVSQLRNALSEQESELENVRTQIQVAQAQAEEAASMRRHLNDENYVADTKLSTATPPAVDAIAKGQTPKKSAAAIAAEVADRLAASSSSQYIMSSVLSTFAAEEAKKAGRTKTSTLSNSIPSKPSNIVSNPISYPQQSYPVSDPNAFMATQPLNAQTNNPHHSVMIPQPSMQSQMPNSQGQYSSFSNPPSQQYMQRSGTIVPSYGYGNGPPMTPAPPPPAPSYMMNPMVHIPQQQSFTINHQQSALGQQNHIPMHQQPPPSYLPLQSPGMVYYAFPHQQQ; translated from the exons ATGAATAGCGTTTTCAGTGAGGAGATACTTGCAGACAAGCTCGCCAAGCTTAACACCACTCAGCAATGCATCGAAA CGTTATCACATTGGTGTATATTTCACCAAAGCAAAGCAGACCTGGTTGTTTCAACATGGAGTAAACAGTTCCACAATTTAGAGATGGTTCACAAAGTTCCGTTGCTGTATCTTGCTAATGATATCATGCAAAATAGCAAGCGGAAAGGAAATGAATTTGTCACTGAGTTCTGGAAGGTTCTCCCTGCGGCAATTAAAGAGCTTGTGAAGAAAGGCGGTGACTATGAGAAGAAAACGGTCTCCAAATTG GTTAATATATGGGAACAGAGGAGGGTGTTTGGTTCCCGTACAAAAAGCACCATCAAGGATGTGATGCTTGGAGAAGGATCACCTCAACCATTAGAGTTCAGCAAAAAACGTTCTCGTTCCGTCTCAATTGTGAAAAGGGATTCGCGATCCATAAGAACA AAACTGACAATTGGGGGAACAGCAGAGAAGATAGTGTCAGCATTTCACTTGGTAGTCAATGAACATACAACTGAAGATGAGGAAATAAATAAATGCAAGACAGCTGTCCATTGTGTCAGAAAGATGGAAAAAGATGTTGACATAGCCCTAAACCAAG CTAAGGATCCTAAGAGAAAGTCTTTAGCTAAAGATCTGGAGGAAGACGAAAATATACTGAATCGGTGTATTGATAAGCTTACAGTTGTTGAAGCAAATAGATTGGCCCTTGTGTCACAGTTACGAAATGCATTGAGTGAACAG GAATCTGAACTGGAAAATGTCCGGACACAGATACAG GTCGCACAGGCACAAGCAGAGGAAGCTGCCAGCATGAGGAGACATCTCAATGATGAAAATTATGTGGCTGATACTAAACTATCAACTGCGACCCCACCAGCGGTAGATGCCATTGCGAAAGGGCAAACACCAAAGAAGTCAGCTGCAGCCATTGCAGCAGAAGTTGCAGACAGGCTTGCAGCCTCTAGCTCCTCTCAATATATTATGAGTTCTGTTCTTTCCACATTTGCAGCCGAGGAAGCTAAAAAAGCCGGGCGAACAAAGACCTCTACATTGTCTAATTCGATCCCTTCCAAACCGAGCAATATAGTCAGCAACCCCATCTCATATCCACAGCAATCATATCCTGTTTCAGACCCCAATGCTTTTATGGCCACACAACCCCTCAATGCTCAAACAAATAATCCCCATCATTCGGTTATGATACCCCAACCCAGTATGCAGAGTCAGATGCCCAACTCACAAGGCCAATATAGTTCATTTAGTAACCCACCTTCCCAGCAGTACATGCAACGGTCGGGTACCATCGTGCCATCATATGGTTATGGTAATGGCCCTCCCATGACACCTGCACCGCCGCCTCCAGCTCCATCGTACATGATGAACCCTATGGTCCATATACCCCAGCAGCAATCTTTTACAATAAATCATCAGCAGTCAGCATTGGGGCAACAAAATCACATACCAATGCATCAGCAACCACCTCCTAGTTACCTCCCTCTTCAATCTCCTGGTATGGTGTATTATGCATTCCCTCATCAGCAACAGTGA